A DNA window from Roseofilum casamattae BLCC-M143 contains the following coding sequences:
- a CDS encoding tyrosine-type recombinase/integrase, which yields MKIDRHGQAKILSSDELERLFEVGLQTDCDRALFAICLYTACRIREGSTLLTKDVYVRKGIVLPEIIFRKGNTKGKLATRAIPVIEELRQVLLNYHPHGRSHFLFPGLKKGTHIHPDSASRVFRKACQRVGIVGASTHSFRRTALTRMSDAGIPLRVIQEVSGHRNLEQLQRYLEVHPDQVRGAVSALSGLNSGKTSHALTLLVD from the coding sequence ATGAAGATCGATCGCCACGGACAAGCGAAAATCCTCAGCTCTGATGAACTCGAGCGTTTGTTTGAGGTGGGCTTACAAACCGATTGCGATCGCGCCCTCTTTGCCATCTGTCTCTACACTGCCTGCCGCATCCGCGAAGGGAGCACCCTACTCACCAAAGATGTCTACGTCCGCAAGGGCATCGTCCTCCCGGAAATTATCTTTAGAAAAGGCAACACCAAAGGCAAACTCGCCACCCGCGCTATTCCGGTGATTGAAGAACTGCGCCAAGTCTTACTAAACTACCATCCCCACGGGCGATCGCACTTCCTCTTCCCCGGACTCAAGAAAGGAACCCATATCCATCCCGACTCCGCCTCGCGAGTATTTCGTAAAGCTTGCCAGCGCGTGGGTATCGTCGGCGCGAGTACCCATTCCTTCCGGCGCACGGCCCTCACCCGGATGAGCGATGCAGGCATCCCCTTGCGCGTAATACAAGAAGTCTCAGGGCATCGCAACTTAGAGCAATTGCAAAGGTATCTCGAAGTCCATCCCGACCAGGTACGGGGAGCGGTTTCGGCATTGAGTGGGTTGAACTCGGGTAAAACCTCTCACGCACTTACACTGCTGGTAGATTAA
- a CDS encoding recombinase family protein: MLIGYARVSTDDQNLNLQRDALHTAGCRQIYEDRIGGAKAARPGLQQALNVARTGDVLVVWRLDRLGRSLKDLIGMVETLSEKGIELQSLTEAIATNSSSGQLVFHLFGALAEFERNLIRERTQAGLKAARTRGRKGGRPKTLEPAKRQLAVKLYDERQYTIDEICRMMGISKPTLYSYIAEVRGTE; this comes from the coding sequence ATGTTGATTGGCTACGCTCGAGTCTCCACGGACGACCAAAACCTAAACCTGCAACGAGATGCTTTGCACACAGCCGGTTGCCGCCAAATTTATGAAGATCGCATTGGTGGGGCTAAAGCGGCCCGCCCGGGCTTGCAACAAGCCTTGAATGTCGCTCGAACTGGAGACGTACTGGTAGTGTGGAGGCTAGACCGCTTGGGACGCTCGCTCAAAGACTTAATCGGCATGGTGGAAACCCTGTCAGAGAAAGGAATCGAACTGCAAAGCCTCACCGAAGCGATCGCCACCAATTCCAGCAGCGGGCAACTGGTTTTCCACCTATTTGGAGCCTTAGCCGAATTCGAGCGCAACCTGATTCGAGAGCGCACCCAAGCTGGATTAAAAGCAGCTCGCACCCGAGGGAGAAAAGGAGGTCGCCCCAAAACCCTAGAACCAGCCAAGCGCCAGCTAGCCGTGAAACTCTATGACGAGCGCCAGTACACCATCGACGAAATCTGTCGGATGATGGGAATCTCCAAACCGACTCTGTACAGTTACATTGCAGAGGTCAGAGGAACCGAGTGA
- a CDS encoding IS481 family transposase has protein sequence MSSKQISPSDLVRLRERLDLLPERSPQRRALIEEIAASYGISTDTLYRHLRHQRQPKSEGRSDKGTPRKLSRSEMECYCETIAAMKIRTTNKKGRHLSTQRAIEVLEEYGMETPNGLMQPPKGLLKKSTVNYYLKTWGYDYTTLTRQPPAVRFQAERSNDCWHFDLSPSDLKSLESPSWMQPGRGNPQLMLYSVVDDRSGVCYMEYRCVYGEDAETALRFLWNAMTAKNLEGFPFQGIPQMLYMDNGPIAKSQIFANVMECLGVQVKTHLPDGKDGRRKTARSKGKVERPFRTVKEAHETLYHFHQPETEEEANQWLHQYLLHYNNQPHRQENHSRLEDWRQNLPSQGVQQMCSWERFCTFARKPEQRRVDGCARVTVDGVAYEVEPDLAGETVVLWWGLFDNELYVEKGSEKFGPYLPVDGPIPLHRYRQVKKSQTQKRAERIEKLSRHLVLPSKVGQPNPELQWLASVEETGELAFVPFADPDPFQEFTYPSVFAAKGAIADYLALPLARLSQSERAFIDDLLSETLEKKLVLERVRHYFRTQRLTPDVN, from the coding sequence GTGAGTAGCAAACAAATTTCCCCATCTGACTTAGTTCGATTGCGCGAGCGCTTGGACTTACTGCCCGAAAGATCGCCACAAAGACGAGCTTTGATCGAAGAGATAGCTGCCAGTTACGGCATCTCGACAGATACGCTCTATCGTCACTTGCGCCATCAGAGGCAACCCAAATCAGAAGGACGCTCGGACAAAGGAACTCCTCGCAAGCTCTCCCGCAGCGAAATGGAATGCTACTGCGAAACCATCGCCGCGATGAAAATCCGTACCACCAACAAAAAAGGGCGGCATCTTTCCACCCAACGGGCCATTGAAGTCCTGGAAGAATACGGCATGGAAACCCCCAATGGCTTGATGCAACCGCCCAAGGGACTGCTGAAGAAAAGTACGGTGAACTATTACCTAAAAACATGGGGTTACGATTACACCACCCTCACCCGACAGCCTCCTGCCGTGCGATTTCAGGCCGAACGGAGTAATGACTGCTGGCACTTCGACCTCAGCCCCTCCGACTTAAAATCTCTGGAATCTCCCTCTTGGATGCAACCGGGACGGGGCAACCCGCAACTGATGCTCTACAGCGTCGTCGATGACCGCAGTGGAGTCTGCTATATGGAATATCGCTGCGTTTATGGAGAAGATGCCGAAACCGCCTTGCGCTTCCTTTGGAATGCCATGACAGCGAAAAATCTAGAAGGCTTTCCTTTCCAAGGCATTCCGCAAATGCTTTATATGGATAACGGCCCGATTGCCAAGAGTCAAATTTTCGCCAATGTCATGGAATGTTTGGGAGTGCAGGTAAAAACCCACCTTCCCGATGGCAAAGACGGACGGCGCAAAACCGCCAGATCGAAAGGTAAAGTCGAGCGACCTTTTCGCACGGTCAAAGAAGCCCACGAAACCCTCTATCACTTCCATCAACCCGAAACTGAAGAAGAAGCCAATCAATGGTTGCATCAATATCTCCTCCATTACAACAATCAACCCCATCGCCAGGAAAACCATTCTCGGCTGGAAGACTGGCGGCAAAATTTACCCTCTCAGGGAGTGCAACAAATGTGCAGTTGGGAGCGTTTTTGTACCTTCGCGCGCAAACCGGAGCAACGTCGCGTTGATGGTTGCGCTCGAGTTACGGTGGATGGAGTCGCCTACGAAGTCGAGCCAGACTTAGCTGGAGAAACCGTCGTGCTCTGGTGGGGCCTGTTTGACAACGAGTTATATGTAGAGAAAGGCTCAGAAAAATTCGGCCCTTATCTCCCTGTAGACGGGCCGATTCCCCTACATCGATATCGCCAAGTGAAAAAGAGTCAAACTCAAAAGAGAGCCGAGCGCATTGAAAAGCTCTCTCGCCATCTGGTTTTGCCCTCGAAAGTAGGGCAACCGAACCCAGAGTTGCAATGGCTCGCTTCCGTAGAAGAGACCGGCGAACTCGCTTTCGTCCCCTTTGCCGACCCCGACCCTTTTCAAGAATTTACCTATCCCAGTGTTTTTGCAGCCAAGGGAGCCATTGCCGACTACCTGGCTCTACCATTAGCCCGACTGTCACAGAGCGAACGAGCATTCATTGACGACCTGCTCTCGGAAACCCTGGAGAAAAAGCTCGTACTCGAAAGAGTGCGACATTACTTCCGAACCCAGAGGCTAACGCCCGATGTTAACTGA
- a CDS encoding ExeA family protein: MLTEVRQYYGFTKEWKRAGYYETESLRRLFAEVEAAIGSGKLIAITGVVGCGKTVALRRLQAVLKKEGKINVSQSLSVDKRRATLPSLIAALFYDLSSDKQVKIPSLGEKRERELRELFRKGKKPVALFIDEAHDLHSSTLTGLKRLIEVIEDGGGTLSIVLGGHPKLKNDLRRPTMEEIGYRTAIFALDSLGGARAEYIRWLLTQCMAPKREIEELIVPEAIEFLAEKLRTPLQIEQHLSLAFEQAHRMGEQLVSVDVVKSILSKQLDALEPTLTRHGYNVKNLAEQFHVKPAEIRSLFRGQLDPIRTRELHEQMLAAGLPL; this comes from the coding sequence ATGTTAACTGAAGTGAGACAATACTATGGCTTCACCAAAGAATGGAAGCGAGCCGGTTATTACGAAACCGAATCCCTACGTCGTTTATTTGCAGAAGTCGAAGCTGCCATTGGTTCGGGAAAACTCATTGCCATCACCGGAGTAGTCGGTTGCGGTAAAACCGTTGCCCTGCGTCGATTGCAGGCGGTTTTGAAAAAAGAAGGCAAAATTAACGTCTCCCAATCTTTATCTGTGGATAAACGCAGAGCCACCTTACCCAGTTTGATTGCAGCTCTGTTCTACGACCTCTCTTCCGATAAACAGGTCAAGATTCCCAGTTTGGGAGAAAAGCGAGAGCGAGAGTTGAGGGAACTCTTTCGCAAGGGGAAGAAACCCGTAGCGCTCTTCATTGATGAAGCTCACGACTTGCACAGCAGTACGTTAACCGGTCTCAAGCGACTCATCGAGGTGATTGAAGATGGTGGAGGGACGCTCTCCATTGTTTTGGGGGGTCATCCCAAACTGAAAAATGACTTGCGCCGTCCGACAATGGAAGAAATCGGCTACCGCACCGCTATTTTTGCTCTCGATAGTCTCGGAGGTGCTCGAGCCGAATACATTCGCTGGTTGTTGACCCAATGCATGGCACCCAAGAGGGAGATTGAAGAATTAATCGTTCCCGAAGCCATTGAGTTCCTTGCCGAAAAATTGAGAACCCCTTTGCAAATCGAGCAACACCTATCTCTGGCATTTGAACAGGCACATCGCATGGGAGAGCAGTTGGTGTCTGTCGATGTGGTCAAATCCATTCTCTCCAAGCAACTCGACGCTCTCGAACCGACTTTGACTCGGCACGGTTACAACGTGAAAAACTTGGCCGAGCAGTTCCATGTCAAACCGGCGGAAATTCGCTCCTTATTCCGAGGTCAACTCGATCCGATACGAACTCGCGAACTGCACGAACAAATGTTGGCAGCGGGATTGCCTCTTTGA